A region from the Clostridium beijerinckii genome encodes:
- a CDS encoding peptide ABC transporter permease — MLKFTVKRLLSLIPMVFVITFIIYFALDLTPGDAVSHMISPEMLANVDASKLDEIRASYGLNDPFLIRYFKWLGQLLTGNFGYSLTSGVPIADELKKLIPATLELSIAALLISTILGSLLGLISAIRRGTIEEGVLTVAGMIGVSIPEFFFGMVMILIFALNLDWLPVGGRMAPGKKEFFDRIQYLIMPALVLGISLTAGVMRYSRSSMLDTMNKEYIRTARSKGLPEWRVNLVHGFRVALTPVIVLVGFRLPTLIGGSVVIETIFRWPGVGSAFATAIRAQNYSLVMMIALFSVIAVLLASLIVDVATALLDPRVKLD, encoded by the coding sequence ATGTTAAAGTTTACCGTAAAAAGATTACTCAGTTTAATTCCCATGGTATTTGTAATAACATTCATTATATACTTTGCCCTTGATTTAACACCAGGAGATGCAGTATCGCATATGATTAGTCCAGAAATGTTAGCAAATGTTGATGCTTCAAAGCTGGATGAAATTCGTGCATCTTATGGATTGAATGATCCATTTCTAATTCGTTATTTTAAATGGCTTGGTCAGCTACTAACAGGTAATTTTGGATATAGTTTAACTAGTGGGGTTCCTATAGCTGATGAGTTAAAGAAATTAATACCTGCAACTTTAGAATTATCAATAGCTGCATTATTAATATCAACAATACTTGGTAGTTTGTTAGGTCTAATCAGTGCAATTCGTCGTGGTACTATTGAAGAAGGTGTATTAACTGTAGCAGGAATGATTGGGGTATCTATTCCAGAATTCTTCTTTGGTATGGTTATGATATTAATTTTTGCACTGAATTTAGATTGGCTTCCAGTAGGAGGACGTATGGCACCAGGGAAAAAAGAATTCTTTGACCGCATTCAATACTTAATTATGCCAGCACTTGTTTTAGGAATATCTTTAACAGCTGGAGTTATGAGATATTCTCGTTCAAGTATGTTAGATACAATGAACAAAGAGTATATCCGTACAGCAAGAAGTAAGGGTTTACCAGAATGGCGTGTAAATTTAGTTCATGGATTTAGAGTAGCTTTAACACCTGTAATAGTTTTAGTAGGATTTAGACTACCTACATTGATTGGAGGATCAGTTGTTATTGAAACAATCTTTAGATGGCCAGGCGTTGGTAGTGCGTTTGCTACAGCAATTCGTGCTCAAAACTACTCGTTAGTTATGATGATTGCATTGTTCTCAGTAATTGCAGTTTTACTTGCAAGTTTAATCGTAGATGTTGCAACAGCTTTACTTGACCCACGTGTTAAGTTAGATTAG
- a CDS encoding peptide ABC transporter permease → MAELNVKRSKFDRKLDKIKELEESGQLKNQNVNRTLRKFLNNKLALAGAGIFIIILVASILAPLLTSYDPLKADMNSVLQSPSANHFFGTDKVGRDVFSRVLYGGRISIFIGLGSALGCALIGVLLGCYGGYKGGWFDKIVLHISEVFMSFPQLVLVLLLVTILGQSLTNLIVIFILTGWGSVYRMARSQILTIREEEYVQSLKAFGLNEFLICYKHMLPNAIGPIVVNITLSTAMFILQEASLSFLGLGVPLEIATWGNILNAAQDMFTLQNNWWLWLPVGITISLFVMGINFLGDGIRDTTDPTQQG, encoded by the coding sequence ATGGCAGAATTAAATGTAAAAAGAAGTAAATTTGATCGTAAACTTGATAAAATTAAAGAATTAGAAGAGTCAGGACAATTAAAAAATCAAAATGTCAATCGTACACTAAGAAAATTTCTTAATAATAAACTAGCTCTTGCTGGAGCAGGGATATTTATAATTATTTTGGTAGCTTCAATATTGGCACCACTGCTAACTTCATATGATCCTCTTAAAGCAGACATGAATAGTGTATTACAATCACCATCAGCAAATCACTTTTTTGGAACGGATAAAGTTGGAAGAGATGTATTCTCAAGAGTTTTATATGGTGGAAGAATCTCAATATTCATTGGTTTAGGTAGTGCACTTGGTTGTGCCCTTATAGGTGTATTACTTGGTTGTTATGGAGGATATAAAGGTGGATGGTTTGATAAAATAGTATTACATATTTCAGAAGTATTTATGTCATTTCCACAACTAGTTCTTGTATTACTACTTGTAACAATACTTGGACAAAGTTTAACAAACTTAATTGTAATATTTATTTTAACTGGATGGGGTAGCGTATACCGTATGGCTCGTTCGCAAATATTAACAATTCGTGAAGAAGAATATGTACAATCACTTAAAGCTTTTGGACTAAATGAATTTCTAATATGTTATAAACACATGTTACCAAATGCAATTGGGCCAATAGTTGTTAATATAACATTAAGTACAGCAATGTTTATTTTACAAGAAGCATCATTAAGTTTCTTAGGATTAGGAGTTCCATTAGAAATAGCAACTTGGGGTAATATCCTAAATGCTGCACAAGATATGTTTACATTACAAAATAACTGGTGGTTATGGTTGCCTGTCGGCATAACAATTTCATTATTTGTTATGGGCATAAACTTTCTTGGTGATGGTATTCGTGATACTACAGATCCAACACAACAAGGTTAG